The Streptomyces sp. Je 1-332 genome has a window encoding:
- the glgB gene encoding 1,4-alpha-glucan branching enzyme: protein MPEQTGQPPQSGRPASPVSQADRARLLAGTHHDPHGVLGAHVVREGIVFRALRPYARSVAVVAKDLRAELHDDGDGFFSGVLPLREVPDYRLHITYEDAELEIHDAYRVLPALGEFDLHLIGEGRHEQLWHALGSRPMVHEGATGTRFTVWAPNALGVRVVGGFNFWDGSGFPMRSLGGCGVWELFVPSVGEGELYKYEITRPDGTKTLRADPLARRTEVPPANSSVVHESHHEWHDAEWLVRRAELPVHASPFSVYEVHLASWRPGLTYRQLAEQLPAYVSDLGFTHVELMPVAEHPFGGSWGYQVTGFYAPTARLGTPDDFKYLVDALHRAGIGVLMDWVPAHFPRDDWALAEFDGRTLYEHEDPNRAAHPDWGTLEFDYGRKEVRNFLVANASYWCEEFHIDGLRVDAVASMLYLDYSREDGEWTPNAHGGRENLDAVAFLQEMNATVYRRAPGVVTIAEESTAWDGVTRETHHQGPGGFGGLGFGLKWNMGWMHDSLDYVSKEPVHRRFHHNEMTFSMVYAYSENYVLPISHDEVVHGKRSLVSKMPGDWWQQRANHRAYLGFMWAHPGKQLLFMGQEFAQGAEWAEGHGPDWWLLDPAYGAEADHRGVRDLVRDLNTVYRREPSLWQRDTDPGGFAWVEGDAAEENVFAFLRYAAEETDEAPLLAVSNFSPVVRHEYRLGVPGEFTAWHEVLNTDAARYGGGDVTNPDPVKTEPVASHGRPASLRLTLPPLATVWLRPA from the coding sequence CTGCCCGAGCAAACTGGGCAGCCGCCGCAGTCCGGCCGCCCCGCGTCGCCCGTCTCCCAGGCCGACCGAGCCCGCCTCCTGGCCGGCACCCACCACGACCCGCACGGCGTGCTCGGCGCCCACGTCGTGCGCGAGGGCATCGTCTTCCGCGCGCTGCGGCCTTACGCCCGCTCCGTCGCCGTCGTCGCCAAGGATCTGCGGGCGGAGCTGCACGACGACGGTGACGGGTTCTTCTCCGGGGTGCTCCCACTGCGCGAGGTCCCCGACTACCGGCTCCACATCACGTACGAGGACGCCGAACTGGAGATCCACGACGCGTACCGCGTCCTGCCCGCGCTCGGCGAGTTCGACCTGCATCTGATCGGCGAGGGCCGGCACGAGCAGTTGTGGCACGCGCTCGGGTCGCGCCCGATGGTGCACGAGGGGGCGACCGGCACCCGCTTCACGGTGTGGGCGCCCAACGCGCTCGGCGTGCGCGTGGTGGGGGGCTTCAACTTCTGGGACGGCTCCGGGTTCCCGATGCGCTCGCTCGGCGGCTGCGGCGTCTGGGAGCTCTTCGTGCCGTCCGTCGGCGAGGGCGAGCTCTACAAGTACGAGATCACCCGGCCCGACGGCACGAAGACGCTGCGGGCCGACCCCCTGGCCCGCCGTACGGAGGTCCCGCCCGCCAACTCCTCGGTGGTGCACGAGTCGCACCACGAGTGGCATGACGCGGAGTGGCTGGTGCGCCGGGCCGAGCTGCCCGTGCACGCGTCACCGTTCTCCGTCTACGAGGTGCATCTCGCCTCCTGGCGACCGGGCCTGACGTACCGCCAGCTCGCCGAACAACTCCCCGCGTACGTATCCGACTTGGGGTTCACGCACGTCGAGCTGATGCCGGTCGCCGAGCATCCCTTCGGCGGCTCGTGGGGCTATCAGGTCACCGGCTTCTACGCGCCGACGGCCCGGCTCGGCACGCCCGACGACTTCAAGTACCTGGTCGACGCGCTGCACCGGGCGGGCATCGGTGTCCTGATGGACTGGGTCCCCGCGCACTTCCCGCGCGACGACTGGGCGCTGGCGGAGTTCGACGGACGGACGCTGTACGAGCACGAGGACCCGAACCGGGCGGCGCACCCCGACTGGGGAACCCTGGAGTTCGACTACGGCCGCAAGGAGGTGCGTAACTTCCTTGTCGCCAACGCCTCTTACTGGTGCGAGGAGTTCCACATCGACGGCCTGCGCGTCGACGCCGTGGCCTCGATGCTGTACCTGGACTACTCGCGCGAGGACGGCGAGTGGACTCCGAACGCGCACGGCGGCCGTGAGAACCTCGACGCCGTCGCCTTCCTCCAGGAGATGAACGCCACCGTCTACCGCCGCGCACCCGGCGTCGTCACGATCGCCGAGGAGTCCACCGCCTGGGACGGCGTGACCCGCGAGACGCACCACCAGGGCCCCGGCGGCTTCGGCGGGCTCGGCTTCGGCCTGAAGTGGAACATGGGGTGGATGCACGACTCGCTCGACTACGTGTCGAAGGAGCCCGTGCACCGCAGGTTCCACCACAACGAGATGACGTTCTCGATGGTGTACGCGTACAGCGAGAACTACGTCCTGCCGATCTCGCACGACGAGGTCGTGCACGGCAAGCGGTCCCTGGTGTCGAAGATGCCCGGCGACTGGTGGCAGCAGCGCGCCAACCACCGCGCCTACCTGGGCTTCATGTGGGCCCACCCGGGCAAGCAACTCCTGTTCATGGGGCAGGAGTTCGCCCAGGGCGCCGAGTGGGCCGAGGGCCATGGCCCGGACTGGTGGCTGCTCGATCCCGCCTACGGGGCGGAGGCCGACCACCGGGGCGTACGCGACCTCGTGCGCGACCTCAACACCGTCTACCGCCGCGAACCGTCCCTGTGGCAGCGCGACACCGACCCCGGCGGCTTCGCCTGGGTCGAGGGCGACGCGGCCGAGGAGAACGTCTTCGCGTTCCTGCGGTACGCCGCCGAGGAGACGGACGAGGCGCCCCTTCTGGCCGTCTCCAACTTCTCGCCGGTGGTGCGGCACGAGTACCGCCTGGGCGTTCCCGGCGAGTTCACCGCCTGGCACGAGGTCCTGAACACGGACGCGGCACGCTACGGCGGCGGCGACGTCACCAACCCGGACCCGGTCAAGACCGAGCCGGTGGCGTCGCACGGCCGCCCCGCGTCCCTGCGCCTCACCCTGCCGCCGCTGGCCACGGTGTGGCTGCGACCCGCGTGA
- a CDS encoding maltokinase, with product MSEAVTRPGITADALLASLDPLLRAWLPRQRWFAGKGRPITDFTLVSATELLPPTAELGLLHLLVRVRQPQVPEQGGGTPALPADCYQLLLGVRRELPPRLAPALIGHVTRGPLTGFTVYEALHDARMSGFLLEALRVRARVGKLRFERDTRKDIADDLAPRLLAAEQSNSSLVYGDTFILKLFRRVVPGTNPDLELPLTLSREGCPQVPAPAAWFLADIGDDAHVLGVLQPYLKGTVDGWELALRELAAERDFSGEARALGRATAEVHLALARALPTVTLGRTQLELIADGMAERLDSAARSVPALQPYAPALHTTYEALADLGRGEETWTAQRVHGDLHLGQCLRSPAGEWSVIDFEGEPSRPPAERRMPQHPVRDVAGMLRSFDYAARSHEPWAPEWAGDCRAAYCTGYAEVTGRDPRMDPVLLRAYETDKAVYEVVYEARHRPDWLPVPLAAIKRLATNGPATEAH from the coding sequence ATGTCGGAAGCCGTCACCCGCCCGGGGATCACCGCGGACGCGCTGCTCGCCTCGCTCGATCCGCTGCTGCGCGCGTGGCTGCCACGGCAGCGCTGGTTCGCGGGCAAAGGCCGCCCCATCACCGACTTCACCCTGGTATCCGCGACCGAACTCCTGCCGCCGACCGCGGAGTTGGGGCTACTGCATCTGCTTGTCCGGGTCCGGCAGCCCCAGGTGCCCGAACAGGGCGGCGGTACGCCCGCGCTGCCCGCCGACTGCTACCAACTCCTGCTCGGCGTACGGCGTGAGCTGCCACCACGGCTCGCGCCCGCACTGATCGGACACGTGACGCGGGGGCCCCTCACCGGCTTCACGGTCTACGAAGCGCTGCACGACGCCCGGATGTCCGGCTTCCTCCTTGAGGCGCTGCGGGTGCGGGCTCGCGTCGGCAAGCTCCGCTTCGAGCGCGACACGCGTAAGGACATAGCCGACGACCTGGCCCCGCGTTTACTCGCCGCCGAGCAGTCCAACTCCTCGCTCGTGTACGGAGATACGTTCATTCTGAAGCTGTTCCGCCGCGTGGTGCCCGGCACCAATCCGGACCTGGAACTGCCCCTGACGCTCTCCCGCGAGGGCTGCCCGCAGGTCCCCGCGCCCGCCGCCTGGTTCCTGGCGGACATCGGGGACGACGCACATGTCCTCGGCGTGCTCCAGCCCTATCTGAAGGGCACGGTGGACGGCTGGGAGCTGGCCCTGCGGGAGCTCGCCGCGGAACGGGACTTCAGCGGTGAGGCGCGGGCGCTCGGCCGGGCGACCGCCGAGGTGCATCTGGCGCTGGCCCGCGCACTGCCCACCGTGACGCTGGGCCGCACCCAGCTGGAGCTGATCGCCGATGGCATGGCCGAGCGCCTGGACTCGGCGGCCAGGTCGGTGCCGGCCCTGCAGCCGTACGCGCCCGCCCTGCACACCACCTACGAGGCGCTCGCCGACCTGGGCCGGGGTGAGGAGACCTGGACGGCGCAGCGCGTCCACGGCGACCTGCACCTGGGGCAGTGCCTGCGCTCGCCCGCCGGGGAGTGGTCGGTCATCGACTTCGAGGGCGAGCCCTCACGCCCGCCGGCCGAGCGCAGGATGCCGCAGCATCCGGTACGCGACGTGGCGGGCATGCTCCGGTCCTTCGACTACGCGGCGCGCTCCCACGAGCCATGGGCGCCCGAGTGGGCGGGCGACTGCCGGGCGGCGTACTGCACGGGGTACGCGGAGGTCACCGGCCGCGACCCCCGTATGGACCCGGTGCTGCTGCGCGCCTACGAGACGGACAAGGCGGTGTACGAGGTCGTCTACGAGGCCCGTCACCGCCCCGACTGGCTTCCCGTACCCCTCGCCGCCATCAAGCGCCTCGCCACGAACGGCCCCGCCACCGAAGCCCACTGA
- the treS gene encoding maltose alpha-D-glucosyltransferase, with protein sequence MIINEPVQDTFEDTPAKDRDPEWFKRAVFYEVLVRSFQDSNGDGIGDLKGITAKLDYLQWLGVDCLWLPPFFKSPLRDGGYDVSDYTAVLPEFGDLADFVEFVDSAHQRGMRVIIDFVMNHTSDQHPWFQASRTDPDGPYGDYYVWADDDKQYQDARIIFVDTEASNWTFDPVRKQYFWHRFFSHQPDLNYENPAVQEEIISALRFWLDLGIDGFRLDAVPYLFAEEGTNCENLPRSHALLKRVRAEIDAHYPDTVLLAEANQWPEDVVDYFGDFKDGGDECHMAFHFPVMPRIFMAVRRESRYPVSEILAKTPAIPAGCQWGIFLRNHDELTLEMVTDEERDYMYAEYAKDPRMRANIGIRRRLATLLDNDRNQIELFTALLLSLPGSPILYYGDEIGMGDNIWLGDRDAVRTPMQWTPDRNAGFSSCDPGRLFLPTIMDPVYGYQVTNVEASMSSPSSLLHWTRRMIEIRKQNPAFGLGSYTELPSSNPAVIAFLREYKDDLVLCVHNFSRFAQPTELDLQAFNGRHPVELIGGVRFPAIGELPYLLTLAGHGFYWFRLRRDAA encoded by the coding sequence ATGATCATCAACGAACCCGTCCAGGACACATTCGAGGACACGCCGGCCAAGGACCGCGACCCCGAGTGGTTCAAGCGCGCCGTCTTCTACGAGGTCCTGGTCCGCTCCTTCCAGGACAGCAACGGCGACGGCATCGGCGACCTCAAGGGCATCACCGCCAAGCTGGACTATCTGCAGTGGCTGGGCGTCGACTGCCTGTGGCTGCCGCCGTTCTTCAAGTCACCTCTGCGGGACGGCGGTTACGACGTCTCGGACTACACCGCCGTCCTCCCGGAATTCGGCGACCTCGCCGACTTCGTGGAGTTCGTGGACTCCGCGCATCAGCGGGGCATGCGCGTGATCATCGACTTCGTGATGAACCACACCAGCGACCAGCACCCGTGGTTCCAGGCCTCACGCACCGACCCCGATGGCCCCTACGGCGACTACTACGTCTGGGCCGACGACGACAAGCAATACCAAGACGCACGCATCATCTTCGTCGACACCGAAGCCTCCAACTGGACCTTCGACCCGGTCCGCAAACAGTACTTCTGGCACCGCTTCTTCTCCCACCAGCCCGACCTCAACTACGAGAACCCGGCCGTCCAGGAAGAGATCATCTCCGCCCTGCGCTTCTGGCTCGACCTCGGCATCGACGGCTTCCGCCTGGACGCCGTCCCCTACCTCTTCGCCGAAGAGGGCACCAACTGCGAGAACCTCCCCCGCTCCCACGCCCTCCTCAAACGCGTCCGCGCCGAAATCGACGCCCACTACCCCGACACCGTCCTGCTCGCCGAAGCCAACCAATGGCCCGAAGACGTCGTCGACTACTTCGGCGACTTCAAAGACGGCGGCGACGAATGCCACATGGCGTTCCACTTCCCCGTCATGCCCCGCATCTTCATGGCCGTCCGCCGCGAATCCCGCTACCCCGTCTCCGAAATCCTCGCCAAAACCCCCGCCATCCCCGCCGGCTGCCAATGGGGCATCTTCCTGCGCAACCACGACGAGCTCACCCTCGAAATGGTCACCGACGAAGAACGCGACTACATGTATGCGGAATACGCCAAAGACCCCCGCATGCGCGCCAACATCGGCATCCGCCGCCGCCTGGCCACCCTCCTGGACAACGACCGCAACCAGATCGAACTCTTCACCGCACTCCTGCTCTCGCTGCCCGGCTCGCCGATCCTCTACTACGGCGACGAGATCGGCATGGGCGACAACATCTGGCTCGGCGACCGCGACGCCGTCCGCACCCCCATGCAATGGACCCCCGACCGCAACGCGGGCTTCTCCTCCTGCGACCCCGGCCGTCTCTTCCTCCCCACGATCATGGACCCCGTCTACGGCTACCAGGTCACCAACGTAGAAGCCTCCATGTCATCACCCTCCTCACTCCTGCACTGGACCCGCAGGATGATCGAGATCCGCAAACAGAACCCCGCCTTCGGACTCGGCTCGTACACGGAACTCCCTTCGTCGAACCCGGCGGTGATCGCGTTCCTGCGCGAGTACAAGGACGACCTCGTGCTGTGCGTGCACAACTTCTCGCGGTTCGCGCAGCCCACGGAGCTGGATCTGCAGGCCTTCAACGGCCGGCACCCGGTGGAGCTGATCGGCGGGGTGCGTTTCCCGGCCATCGGCGAGCTGCCCTACTTGCTGACTCTCGCCGGACATGGCTTCTACTGGTTCCGGCTGCGCAGGGACGCGGCGTAG
- a CDS encoding alpha-1,4-glucan--maltose-1-phosphate maltosyltransferase: MPSTRPSAKPSGKATTKVPKPPAPQQDHAPQQDPASQQHPRGPQDPQPPQHQPPPPLTGRIPVLDIAPRVHGGRRPAKAVVGETFQVTATVFREGHEAVAANVVLRDPEGRLGPWTPMRELAPGTDRWGADVTPDAEGSWTFAVEAWGDPVTQWRDHAQIKIPAGIDTELVLEEGARLHERAAAGAPASKGRRATLRAAAKALRDTERPAAARLAAALTPEVDAVLAEHPLRELVTESEWLPLLVERERALFGSWYEFFPRSEGAVVREGQAPKSGTFRTAAERLPAIAAMGFDVVYLPPIHPIGTTFRKGPNNSLSPGPHDVGVPWAIGSPEGGHDAIHPDLGTLADFDAFVRRAKDLHLEVALDFALQCSPDHPWVNKHPEWFQHRADGSIAYAENPPKKYQDIYPLAFDRDMPGLIAETVRLLRFWMDHGVRIFRVDNPHTKPVTFWEQVLGDINRTDPDVIFLAEAFTRPAMMRTLAAIGFQQSYTYFTWRNTKKELTDYAQELADETSHYLRPNFFVNTPDILHAYLQNGGRPAFEVRAVLAATLAPTWGVYSGYELCENAPAKAGSEEYLDSEKYQLRPRDWESAERTGATIAPLITTLNRVRRTNPALRQLRGLHFHPTDQEAVIAYSKTAQDKDGSNTVLVVVNLDAHHTQEATVSLDMPKLGLDWHETVPVRDELTGDTYHWGRTNYVRLEPGRAPAHILRVLRPSSPLIGGSPTP; the protein is encoded by the coding sequence ATGCCCTCAACTCGCCCGTCGGCGAAGCCCTCGGGAAAGGCCACGACCAAGGTGCCCAAACCCCCGGCGCCACAGCAGGACCACGCACCGCAGCAGGACCCGGCATCACAGCAGCACCCGCGAGGCCCGCAGGACCCGCAACCCCCGCAGCACCAGCCGCCCCCACCCCTCACCGGCCGCATACCCGTCCTCGACATCGCGCCCCGCGTCCACGGCGGCCGGCGGCCCGCCAAAGCCGTGGTGGGCGAGACGTTCCAGGTCACCGCCACCGTCTTCCGCGAGGGGCACGAGGCGGTCGCCGCCAATGTCGTGCTGCGGGACCCGGAAGGCCGCCTTGGGCCATGGACACCCATGCGCGAACTTGCCCCCGGCACCGACCGATGGGGCGCGGACGTCACTCCGGACGCCGAGGGGAGCTGGACGTTCGCCGTCGAGGCGTGGGGCGATCCCGTCACCCAGTGGCGGGACCACGCGCAGATCAAGATACCGGCGGGCATCGACACCGAACTCGTCCTGGAGGAAGGCGCCCGCCTGCACGAACGTGCCGCTGCCGGCGCCCCGGCGAGCAAGGGCCGCCGCGCCACACTCCGCGCCGCCGCCAAGGCCCTGCGCGACACGGAACGCCCCGCCGCCGCCCGCCTCGCCGCGGCTCTCACCCCGGAGGTGGACGCGGTCCTCGCCGAGCATCCGCTACGCGAACTCGTCACGGAGTCCGAGTGGTTGCCGCTGCTGGTGGAGCGGGAGCGGGCGTTGTTCGGTTCCTGGTACGAGTTCTTCCCGCGCTCGGAGGGCGCCGTCGTCCGCGAGGGCCAGGCCCCGAAGTCGGGCACCTTCCGTACCGCCGCCGAGCGGCTTCCGGCCATCGCCGCGATGGGCTTCGACGTCGTCTACCTGCCGCCGATCCACCCCATCGGAACCACCTTCCGCAAGGGCCCCAACAACTCCCTGTCCCCCGGCCCGCACGACGTGGGCGTGCCCTGGGCCATCGGCTCCCCCGAGGGCGGCCACGACGCGATCCACCCCGACCTGGGCACCCTGGCCGACTTCGACGCCTTCGTACGCCGCGCCAAGGACCTGCACCTCGAAGTCGCCCTGGACTTCGCCCTGCAGTGCTCCCCCGACCACCCCTGGGTCAACAAACACCCCGAGTGGTTCCAGCACCGCGCCGACGGCAGCATCGCCTACGCGGAGAACCCGCCCAAGAAGTACCAGGACATCTACCCCCTGGCCTTCGACCGCGACATGCCCGGCCTGATCGCCGAGACCGTACGCCTGCTGCGGTTCTGGATGGACCACGGCGTGCGCATCTTCCGCGTCGACAACCCGCACACCAAACCGGTCACCTTCTGGGAGCAGGTCCTCGGCGACATCAACCGCACCGACCCCGACGTCATCTTCCTGGCGGAGGCCTTCACCCGCCCGGCCATGATGCGCACCCTCGCCGCCATCGGCTTCCAGCAGTCCTACACGTACTTCACCTGGCGCAACACGAAGAAAGAACTGACGGACTACGCACAGGAGTTGGCGGACGAGACCTCCCACTACCTCCGGCCGAACTTCTTCGTCAACACCCCGGACATCCTGCACGCCTACCTGCAGAACGGTGGCCGCCCCGCCTTCGAGGTCCGCGCGGTGCTCGCCGCGACGCTCGCGCCGACCTGGGGCGTGTACAGCGGGTACGAACTCTGCGAGAACGCCCCGGCGAAAGCGGGCAGCGAAGAGTATCTGGACTCGGAGAAGTACCAACTGCGGCCCCGCGACTGGGAGTCGGCGGAGCGCACCGGCGCCACCATCGCGCCCCTCATCACCACGCTGAACCGCGTGCGGCGCACCAACCCCGCCCTGCGGCAACTGCGTGGCCTGCACTTCCACCCCACGGACCAGGAAGCAGTGATCGCGTACTCGAAAACGGCCCAGGACAAGGACGGATCGAACACGGTTCTGGTGGTCGTGAACCTCGACGCCCACCACACCCAGGAGGCCACGGTCTCGTTGGACATGCCGAAACTCGGCCTTGACTGGCACGAGACCGTGCCGGTGCGCGACGAGCTCACCGGCGACACCTACCACTGGGGCAGGACCAACTATGTGCGCCTCGAGCCGGGCCGCGCGCCCGCGCACATTCTTCGCGTCCTGCGACCGTCCTCACCGTTGATCGGAGGGTCACCCACACCATGA